From Nitrospiria bacterium, one genomic window encodes:
- a CDS encoding ABC transporter permease, with amino-acid sequence MKLIFEIAFTHLLHRKRQTVISILGVSLGVGFFIGMAAMMQGFQHYFVAKIIDVWPHITIKDEFRTAPIQPVQRLYQNGVVALHGLKPREELRGIRDGEAMVEFLNKKDGLYAAPTLRAQAFLRYGVKDVSTTVVGIDPEKERLVGQLEKDLIRGKLNALHSVSNGIILGEGVADKLGAKMGNIISVISPAGIILRMKVVGIFQTGITAIDNFDSYALLKKAQILQNRPNVINQIRIRLEDVDTAGKIARQIEAQYRYRTESWKETYQNVLGIFVIQNSIMYSTVGAILIVAGFGIFNIISTIIHEKARDIAILKSIGLTEGDIRLTFLLEGVIVGLVGTLSGWVLGRLIVIGLGSIQFEIEGFVKTEGFILYETYLQYMIAGGFALLASSLAAFLPARKAAQLNPVDIIRGGV; translated from the coding sequence ATGAAACTCATCTTTGAAATAGCCTTTACTCACCTGCTTCACCGGAAACGGCAAACCGTTATTTCGATCCTGGGTGTTTCCCTAGGTGTTGGGTTTTTTATTGGAATGGCTGCCATGATGCAGGGTTTCCAGCATTACTTCGTGGCCAAGATCATCGATGTCTGGCCTCATATCACCATAAAAGACGAGTTCCGAACCGCTCCTATTCAGCCCGTCCAACGCCTTTATCAAAATGGGGTCGTCGCCCTTCACGGGCTGAAACCCAGGGAGGAATTAAGGGGAATCCGTGATGGGGAAGCGATGGTGGAGTTTTTAAATAAAAAAGATGGCCTATATGCCGCTCCCACTCTTCGCGCCCAAGCCTTTCTTCGCTATGGGGTGAAAGATGTGTCCACCACAGTGGTGGGAATTGATCCAGAGAAAGAACGCCTGGTCGGTCAATTGGAGAAAGACTTAATCCGGGGAAAATTAAACGCACTTCATTCGGTTTCGAATGGAATCATATTGGGAGAGGGGGTGGCCGACAAACTGGGGGCCAAAATGGGTAACATTATCTCTGTCATCTCACCGGCAGGAATAATACTGAGAATGAAAGTGGTCGGTATTTTTCAAACCGGGATCACCGCGATTGATAATTTTGACTCCTATGCCCTTTTGAAAAAGGCCCAAATCCTCCAAAACCGTCCCAATGTGATTAACCAGATCCGAATTCGCCTGGAAGATGTGGATACCGCGGGAAAGATTGCGAGACAGATTGAAGCCCAGTACCGATACCGGACGGAGTCTTGGAAGGAGACCTATCAAAATGTTTTAGGCATTTTTGTAATTCAAAACAGTATTATGTATTCCACCGTAGGGGCCATTTTAATTGTCGCGGGTTTCGGAATTTTTAATATCATCTCCACCATCATTCATGAAAAAGCACGGGATATTGCCATTCTGAAATCCATTGGCCTTACAGAAGGAGATATCCGCCTTACCTTTCTTTTGGAGGGTGTGATTGTGGGATTGGTCGGAACCCTTTCGGGTTGGGTTCTGGGCCGTCTCATTGTCATTGGTTTGGGAAGCATTCAGTTTGAAATAGAGGGATTTGTTAAAACGGAAGGGTTTATCCTTTATGAGACCTATTTACAATACATGATAGCAGGAGGGTTCGCACTGCTGGCCTCTTCCCTCGCAGCATTTCTTCCTGCCCGAAAAGCGGCACAACTCAACCCGGTCGATATTATCCGAGGCGGAGTATGA
- a CDS encoding extracellular solute-binding protein has product MKPIIKNTVWTLLALWVCLLTLLTFLGVSPAGKGIGKKEIVVYSARNEQLIKPVFNAFTQETGISIQFITDKEGPLLQRLRAEGSKTPADLFITVDAGNLWQAGKMDLLQPVHSKILLSNIPSHLRDPQNLWFGLSVRARTLVYNTQKVKPSELSTYEDLAKEKWKGRLCLRTSKKVYNQSLVAMLIAELGMNPTEQIVKGWVRNLATDVFSNDNQVMEAIAARQCDVGIINTYYYGRLMKENPSLPLALFWPNQKDRGVHVNVSGAGVVKHAKHVMEATRLLEWLSTENAQNLFADGNLEYPANPRIKPHPTVAAWGDFKQDFINVSKAGELQSEAVKLMDRAGYK; this is encoded by the coding sequence ATGAAACCCATCATTAAAAATACTGTCTGGACCCTTTTAGCCCTTTGGGTTTGCCTGCTCACCCTCCTGACGTTTCTGGGGGTTTCCCCCGCCGGAAAAGGTATAGGAAAGAAAGAGATTGTGGTTTACTCAGCCCGGAACGAACAGTTGATCAAACCGGTTTTTAATGCCTTTACCCAAGAAACTGGCATATCCATTCAATTTATAACAGACAAAGAGGGCCCCCTCCTCCAACGGCTCCGTGCGGAGGGTTCCAAAACCCCAGCAGATCTTTTCATTACCGTAGATGCGGGAAACCTTTGGCAAGCAGGGAAAATGGACCTTCTTCAACCGGTCCATTCGAAAATACTTTTATCCAACATCCCTTCCCATCTTCGGGACCCTCAGAACCTCTGGTTTGGACTCTCCGTAAGGGCTCGCACCCTGGTCTACAACACGCAAAAGGTAAAGCCCTCTGAACTATCCACCTATGAAGATTTAGCGAAAGAAAAATGGAAAGGCAGACTTTGTTTGCGAACCTCCAAAAAAGTCTATAACCAATCCCTGGTTGCCATGTTGATTGCAGAGCTGGGAATGAACCCCACGGAACAAATTGTAAAGGGATGGGTGAGGAATCTGGCCACGGACGTCTTCTCCAATGACAATCAGGTGATGGAAGCGATTGCAGCCAGGCAATGTGATGTAGGAATTATCAATACCTATTATTACGGGCGTTTGATGAAGGAGAACCCCTCCCTTCCCCTTGCCCTCTTTTGGCCCAACCAAAAAGACCGGGGGGTTCATGTTAATGTCTCGGGAGCGGGAGTGGTCAAACACGCAAAACATGTCATGGAAGCCACCCGGCTTTTGGAATGGCTCTCAACCGAAAATGCTCAAAATTTGTTTGCGGATGGAAATTTGGAATATCCAGCCAATCCACGGATAAAACCCCACCCCACCGTAGCGGCCTGGGGAGACTTCAAGCAGGATTTTATCAATGTCTCCAAAGCTGGGGAGCTTCAAAGTGAGGCGGTCAAATTGATGGACCGGGCGGGCTATAAATAA
- a CDS encoding iron ABC transporter permease yields the protein MKMPLLSLNSLQRTFQRGGFIFLRWKLATAFIAILVMAPLVVVLFTIFSPADEVWDHLVETVLADLVFNTFWLVLGVGIGTFLLGVSLAWLTVTCDFPGRKFFDWALVLPLALPAYVTAFVLIGLFDFSGPIQTALRDWFQTERLWFPNIRSTGGVILTMTFAFYPYVYLLARNAFLTQGRRGIEAAQSLGHSKRSGFYRVALPMARPWIVAGLMLALMETLADFGAVSTFNYDTFTTAIYKAWFGMFSLTAAGQLSSILVLIVFVFLLLEQRLRFGARYGQVEKQGFSENRIILNTTRRWAAFSYSALILGTAFMIPVFQLFIWSFEVFARDFEARYIGYFSHSILLGGVAAFLTTLCALILVYTNRISKSVWTQVLTRLATLGYALPGAVLAIGGIILVTWVDHQLIIWVDTLFNIETGFFITGTLFAMLLAYLARFLVVAHSPIESAMQRVTPSIDEASRGLGFSGFAMLKKVHLPILRSGIFTAAVLVFVDVMKEMPITLMTRPFGWDTLSVRIFEMTSEGEWERAALPAMALVLTGLVPVILLTKQTSKAF from the coding sequence ATGAAAATGCCACTTTTATCCCTAAACTCCCTTCAAAGAACCTTTCAGAGAGGGGGTTTTATTTTCCTGAGATGGAAACTGGCGACGGCCTTTATAGCTATTTTAGTTATGGCTCCCTTGGTGGTGGTGTTGTTTACCATTTTTTCACCTGCCGATGAGGTGTGGGACCATTTGGTTGAAACGGTTTTGGCGGACCTCGTTTTCAACACCTTCTGGCTTGTCCTGGGAGTAGGAATAGGCACTTTTCTACTAGGTGTCAGCCTAGCGTGGTTAACCGTCACTTGCGATTTTCCGGGAAGAAAATTTTTCGACTGGGCACTCGTATTACCTCTGGCCCTGCCCGCCTATGTGACCGCATTTGTCCTTATCGGGCTTTTTGACTTTTCAGGCCCGATTCAAACCGCTCTTCGAGATTGGTTTCAAACGGAACGGTTATGGTTTCCTAATATCCGGTCAACAGGGGGAGTGATTTTAACCATGACCTTTGCTTTTTACCCGTATGTATACCTCCTGGCCCGGAATGCATTTCTCACACAGGGAAGAAGGGGCATTGAAGCCGCTCAATCTTTGGGTCACAGCAAACGGAGCGGTTTCTATCGGGTCGCCCTTCCCATGGCAAGACCTTGGATTGTGGCCGGGTTGATGCTCGCCCTGATGGAAACGCTTGCCGATTTTGGAGCCGTCTCCACTTTTAATTATGACACCTTCACCACCGCCATATATAAAGCCTGGTTCGGCATGTTTTCCCTAACGGCCGCGGGACAGCTCTCCTCCATTTTGGTTTTAATTGTATTCGTCTTTCTTTTATTGGAACAACGGCTTCGTTTTGGAGCCCGTTACGGCCAGGTGGAGAAACAAGGGTTCTCTGAAAATCGAATTATATTAAATACAACCCGGCGATGGGCGGCCTTTTCCTATTCCGCTTTGATTTTGGGAACCGCTTTTATGATTCCCGTTTTTCAATTGTTCATCTGGTCGTTTGAAGTCTTTGCAAGGGATTTCGAGGCGCGGTATATCGGATATTTTTCGCATTCCATTCTACTGGGGGGAGTGGCTGCCTTTTTAACCACCTTGTGCGCCCTTATATTGGTCTATACCAACAGGATATCCAAAAGTGTTTGGACCCAGGTCTTGACCCGCCTGGCAACTTTGGGTTATGCCCTCCCCGGTGCTGTATTGGCCATCGGGGGAATTATTTTGGTGACCTGGGTTGACCACCAACTCATTATTTGGGTGGATACCCTCTTCAATATTGAAACCGGATTTTTTATTACCGGAACGCTTTTCGCGATGCTTCTGGCTTACCTGGCCCGGTTTCTCGTGGTGGCCCACAGTCCGATCGAAAGCGCCATGCAAAGGGTCACCCCCAGCATTGATGAAGCTTCAAGAGGGCTGGGTTTCAGCGGGTTCGCCATGCTGAAAAAGGTTCACCTCCCCATTCTTCGCAGCGGCATTTTTACAGCAGCGGTTTTGGTTTTTGTGGATGTGATGAAAGAAATGCCGATTACCCTCATGACACGGCCTTTTGGCTGGGATACTCTATCCGTGAGAATCTTTGAAATGACTTCGGAAGGTGAATGGGAACGGGCAGCTTTGCCCGCGATGGCCCTTGTATTAACCGGTTTGGTCCCGGTTATTTTACTGACCAAGCAAACCAGCAAGGCTTTTTAA
- a CDS encoding ABC transporter ATP-binding protein yields MSIIEFQEVTKFYSKSEGPAVENISLDIEKGEVLALLGPSGSGKTTILRLIAGFEIPEQGKVFLRGKEVSAPNHCLPPEKRGVGMVFQDYGLFPHLTVEKNIAFGLIRDSLSERSRKVKNILSLVGLTSLEHRYPHELSGGQQQRVALARALAPNPILVLLDEPFSNLDPDMRSRMREEVDQILTRMGMTAVLVTHDHEEAFAMADKVAVLNQGRLEQLGSPEEIYHTPYTPFVADFVGHADFLNGEVGADGMIHTEIGTFPNEKGFPIGTGLAVMIRPDDIQLVPDREGIAKVKSRQFHGSENLYTLSLLSGQTLHSSEHSITVYPSGTRVNLKLTATHTVLFDRTSISKLQNLIEKK; encoded by the coding sequence GTGTCCATTATTGAATTTCAAGAGGTCACCAAATTTTATTCAAAATCGGAAGGTCCTGCCGTAGAAAATATTTCTCTCGATATAGAGAAAGGGGAAGTCCTTGCCTTATTAGGCCCTAGCGGTTCCGGAAAAACGACCATTCTTCGTTTAATTGCCGGGTTTGAAATTCCCGAACAGGGAAAGGTTTTCCTGCGTGGAAAAGAGGTCAGCGCCCCCAACCATTGTCTGCCGCCAGAAAAACGGGGAGTAGGAATGGTATTTCAGGATTACGGGTTGTTCCCCCACCTAACGGTTGAAAAAAATATCGCCTTTGGTCTAATCCGTGACAGTCTTTCGGAGCGGAGCCGGAAGGTTAAAAATATTTTAAGTCTTGTAGGCCTCACCAGCCTAGAACATCGGTATCCCCATGAACTCTCAGGAGGGCAACAGCAACGGGTGGCATTGGCAAGGGCTCTGGCCCCGAACCCCATACTGGTATTGTTGGATGAACCTTTCAGTAACCTTGATCCAGACATGCGGTCACGAATGAGAGAGGAGGTTGATCAAATTTTGACCCGGATGGGAATGACAGCAGTATTGGTCACCCACGATCATGAAGAGGCCTTTGCCATGGCGGACAAAGTAGCTGTTTTAAACCAGGGAAGATTGGAACAATTGGGTTCCCCGGAAGAGATTTACCATACCCCTTACACTCCCTTTGTGGCGGACTTTGTAGGCCATGCCGATTTCCTTAACGGGGAGGTGGGGGCGGATGGAATGATCCACACGGAAATCGGAACCTTCCCCAATGAAAAAGGGTTCCCCATAGGAACCGGGTTGGCGGTGATGATTCGGCCGGACGATATTCAACTGGTCCCCGATCGAGAGGGGATTGCAAAGGTGAAATCCCGCCAATTTCATGGCTCCGAAAACCTGTATACATTGTCACTTCTTTCCGGTCAAACGCTTCATAGCAGTGAACACTCCATTACGGTGTACCCTAGTGGAACCCGGGTAAATCTGAAGTTAACCGCAACCCATACGGTTCTGTTTGACCGGACCAGTATAAGCAAGCTTCAAAACCTGATTGAGAAAAAATAA
- a CDS encoding ABC transporter ATP-binding protein has product MIGPLMEIRNVTRVLPGAFPVTLVRNIQINIQKAEFVAITGPSGSGKSSLLYLMGLLDQPTHGEIFLEGTNTSHLSSSQLASLRLKKLGFVFQFHFLLPEFTVFENVMIPMKKLQAFSPREMKERAREILEELGMGPMIKKKPDQLSGGERQRVAIARALANNPLLILADEPTGNLDSKNAQIVFNIFKKLVEEKKQNVITVTHDPHFSRQTQRQIHIVDGMITPEHATHSTKP; this is encoded by the coding sequence ATGATTGGACCTCTCATGGAAATCCGGAATGTGACCCGCGTCTTACCGGGGGCATTTCCGGTAACATTGGTTCGAAACATTCAGATCAACATTCAAAAAGCGGAATTTGTCGCCATCACAGGTCCTTCCGGATCAGGCAAATCCTCCCTGCTCTATTTAATGGGGCTTTTGGACCAACCTACTCACGGAGAAATTTTTCTTGAAGGAACGAATACCTCTCACCTTTCCTCATCACAATTGGCTTCCCTGCGGTTAAAAAAACTAGGGTTTGTTTTTCAGTTCCATTTTCTCCTTCCCGAGTTCACCGTATTTGAAAATGTGATGATTCCGATGAAAAAACTCCAAGCCTTTTCCCCAAGGGAAATGAAAGAAAGAGCGAGGGAAATTCTGGAAGAATTGGGAATGGGACCGATGATTAAAAAAAAACCGGACCAGCTCTCCGGGGGGGAACGCCAGAGAGTTGCCATTGCCAGGGCTTTAGCCAACAATCCCCTTCTGATTTTAGCAGATGAACCCACGGGAAATCTGGATAGTAAAAACGCACAAATTGTTTTTAACATCTTTAAAAAATTGGTAGAAGAGAAAAAACAAAATGTGATCACTGTGACCCATGACCCCCATTTCTCACGGCAAACTCAAAGACAAATCCATATTGTGGATGGAATGATCACCCCGGAACATGCCACCCATTCAACGAAACCTTAG
- a CDS encoding transcriptional repressor, translated as MFKEATLLKSHLAKKNLKLTKQREIILKAFLKTDHVTAEELHRRISRRNVHLGLATIYRTLNLLCEIGIGQQRYFGDNKTIYDNVLNKKHHDHLICEKCGKIIEFECPPIERLQEKIADQYGFVLNKHRLELYGQCKDWENCSEMQKSVGH; from the coding sequence ATGTTTAAGGAAGCCACTCTCTTAAAAAGCCATTTAGCTAAAAAAAACCTGAAGCTAACCAAACAGCGGGAAATTATATTAAAGGCTTTCCTGAAAACGGATCATGTTACCGCAGAGGAACTACATCGGCGGATATCCCGAAGAAATGTTCATCTGGGTTTGGCCACCATCTACCGGACACTCAATCTTCTGTGCGAGATCGGCATCGGCCAACAGCGCTACTTCGGTGACAATAAAACCATCTATGATAATGTTCTCAACAAAAAACACCATGATCATTTAATTTGTGAGAAATGCGGAAAAATTATAGAGTTTGAGTGTCCCCCCATCGAACGGCTTCAGGAAAAAATAGCGGACCAGTATGGATTTGTTTTAAATAAACACCGACTTGAATTATATGGACAATGTAAAGATTGGGAGAACTGTTCTGAAATGCAAAAATCGGTAGGGCATTAA
- a CDS encoding FAD:protein FMN transferase: MIRSNQIRASRPCMGSLLEITLYGPSPDRCRKALEAAFAEAHRLEGILSPFRPESDLSRMNQNAAQAPVQIDTDLFEAVQKGIDLARRTQGVLDMTAAPLLKLWGFRQSNPPPSVPTGEQ; the protein is encoded by the coding sequence ATGATCAGGTCAAATCAAATCCGGGCGAGCCGGCCGTGCATGGGAAGTCTTCTTGAAATAACACTGTACGGACCCTCACCGGATCGTTGCCGCAAAGCCCTTGAGGCCGCCTTCGCGGAAGCCCACCGGCTGGAAGGCATTTTAAGCCCGTTTAGGCCCGAAAGTGACCTTAGCCGCATGAACCAGAATGCAGCCCAGGCGCCGGTGCAGATTGATACGGATCTGTTTGAAGCGGTCCAAAAAGGCATCGACCTTGCCCGGCGAACCCAAGGGGTCTTGGATATGACCGCCGCTCCCCTGCTGAAACTGTGGGGATTTCGTCAATCCAATCCCCCCCCCTCCGTCCCGACCGGGGAACAGAT
- a CDS encoding efflux RND transporter periplasmic adaptor subunit, whose amino-acid sequence MTSPTGKKTRWIIIVLAVIGITTGFFFFSLPVTVQTAKPIQGQAVEAVYATGVVEPIHWSKVMPFSPGRILSITAKEGNQVKKGDLLARLDDRDVQAKIEGLQARVDFLRKDVSRQAKLLDQNFISPQTYDRTRSDLQQAEADLLGEKKSLSDTVIISPMNGVVLRQDGEIGEMVDRTFVLFWVGQPHPLRITADVDEEDIPKVSEQQKVLIKADAFPEQVIEGEVQQITPKGDPINKNYRVRISLPPDTILRIGMTTEVNIIVREKLNALLIPATALVDGLVWVAQDEEAKRRKVQTGIIGEDQVEILSGVNERDLIILNPPEKLKEGNPVRVKK is encoded by the coding sequence GTGACCTCACCTACAGGAAAAAAAACCCGATGGATTATCATTGTTCTGGCGGTTATAGGTATCACCACCGGTTTTTTCTTTTTCTCTTTACCGGTCACTGTCCAAACCGCAAAGCCCATCCAGGGCCAGGCCGTTGAAGCGGTCTATGCCACGGGGGTAGTGGAACCCATCCATTGGTCAAAGGTTATGCCTTTTTCTCCCGGCCGGATCCTATCCATCACTGCCAAAGAAGGGAACCAGGTAAAAAAAGGAGATCTCCTAGCACGCTTGGATGATCGGGATGTGCAGGCCAAAATAGAAGGACTACAGGCAAGGGTAGATTTTCTCCGAAAAGATGTGTCCCGACAAGCCAAATTGCTTGATCAGAATTTCATCAGTCCCCAAACCTATGACAGGACACGGTCTGATCTCCAACAGGCTGAAGCAGACCTTTTGGGGGAGAAAAAATCCCTATCCGATACAGTAATTATTTCCCCTATGAATGGAGTGGTCCTGCGGCAGGATGGAGAAATTGGCGAAATGGTAGACCGCACGTTCGTTCTTTTTTGGGTGGGTCAACCCCACCCACTTCGAATAACCGCGGATGTAGATGAAGAGGATATCCCAAAAGTATCGGAACAACAAAAGGTCTTAATTAAAGCCGATGCCTTTCCGGAACAGGTCATTGAAGGTGAAGTTCAACAAATCACACCAAAGGGGGACCCCATTAACAAAAATTACCGGGTACGGATCAGCCTCCCCCCTGATACCATATTACGGATCGGGATGACCACGGAGGTGAATATTATCGTCCGGGAAAAATTAAACGCCCTTTTGATTCCTGCAACAGCCCTGGTGGATGGTTTAGTCTGGGTGGCCCAGGATGAAGAAGCCAAACGCCGAAAAGTTCAGACCGGAATCATAGGGGAGGACCAGGTTGAAATCCTATCGGGTGTAAATGAAAGGGATCTGATTATTCTCAATCCTCCTGAAAAACTGAAAGAAGGGAACCCCGTCCGGGTGAAAAAATAA